A window from Heteronotia binoei isolate CCM8104 ecotype False Entrance Well chromosome 15, APGP_CSIRO_Hbin_v1, whole genome shotgun sequence encodes these proteins:
- the LOC132584438 gene encoding protein kinase C and casein kinase substrate in neurons 2 protein-like isoform X2, with protein sequence MKEKAGEKEKGGKGDTMSVIYSEVAADEPTTNSFWMPSHYHSTVKRLDDGYRVCDQIVACFQDRAKIERSYALQMEEWTRKWRPLVDASPLYGSLLRAWQAFLGASERLSRLHMEMQRALVSEDAARIRSWQHDSYHRKLFGGFKEACELESGFQKAQKPWTKKLKKVEKAKSLYHKACRKEHIAALRESGIQASGGPEVPPDRQRTLREEHQRCSQDANKVRERYEKALQELDRCSPRYMEEMETVFEQGQALEQRRIMFLKGAFLALHRRLDVTAEPSIQAVYADLQQAIEDINDQEDLKWWRNRNGPGMPMNWPRFEGWSPDQERPTVKIKKTKEPEKAILRSVTPSQSSAKSAPISMSGQRVRAVYDYTGQEADELSFKAGELLTKLEDEDEQGWCKGVTDSGHVGLYPANYVEPIQG encoded by the exons ATGAAAGAAAAGGCCggagagaaggagaaagggggaaagg GTGATACCATGTCGGTTATATACAGTGAAGTCGCTGCAGATGAGCCTACAACCAACAGTTTTTGGATG CCCAGTCACTACCACAGCACAGTGAAACGACTGGATGATGGCTACCGCGTCTGCGATCAGATTGTTGCGTGTTTCCAGGACAGGGCCAAGATCGAGCGCAGTTATGCtttgcagatggaggagtggacTCGCAAGTGGCGGCCCCTTGTGGACGCAA GTCCACTGTATGGCTCCCTACTCCGAGCTTGGCAAGCGTTCTTGGGAGCCTCCGAGCGGCTGAGCCGGCTCCACATGGAGATGCAAAGGGCTTTGGTCTCAGAGGATGCTGCACGTATCCGGTCCTGGCAGCATGATTCCTATCACCGCAAGCTGTTTGGAGGCTTCAAGGAGGCATGTGAGCTAGAAAGCGGCTTCCAGAAGGCACAgaaaccctggaccaagaagctGAAGAAG GTCGAGAAAGCCAAATCTTTGTACCACAAGGCCTGTCGCAAAGAACACATTGCAGCACTACGGGAGAGCGGAATCCAGGCCTCGGGGGGGCCTGAAGTGCCCCCCGATCGGCAGCGTACCCTGAGAGAAGAGCATCAGCGTTGCAGCCAGGATGCCAACAAG GTTCGTGAACGTTATGAGAAAGCCCTGCAGGAGCTTGACCGCTGCAGTCCTCGCTACATGGAGGAAATGGAAACGGTTTTTGAACAGGGGCAAGCCCTGGAGCAGCGACGCATCATGTTTCTCAAAGGGGCCTTCCTCGCCCTGCACCGGCGCCTAGATGTCACCGCTGAACCCAG CATCCAAGCAGTTTATGCTGACTTGCAACAAGCGATTGAGGACATAAACGACCAGGAGGACCTCAAATGGTGGCGTAACCGAAATGGTCCTGGGATGCCCATGAACTGGCCACGGTTTGAG GGCTGGAGCCCTGACCAGGAGCGGCCAACAGTGAAAATCAAGAAAACCAAAGAGCCGGAGAAAGCCATTCTCCGCAGTGTCACCCCTTCCCAGAGCAG TGCAAAGTCTGCACCCATCTCCATGTCAGGACAGCGGGTCCGTGCTGTGTATGACTATACTGGCCAGGAGGCAGATGAGCTAAGCTTTAAGGCTG GAGAGCTGCTTACCAAGCTGGAAGATGAAGATGAGCAAGGCTGGTGCAAGGGGGTGACAGACAGCGGACATGTGGGGCTCTATCCAGCCAATTACGTGGAACCCATACAAGGCTAG
- the LOC132584438 gene encoding protein kinase C and casein kinase substrate in neurons 2 protein-like isoform X1, protein MWMRQNNSLHFGSQGDTMSVIYSEVAADEPTTNSFWMPSHYHSTVKRLDDGYRVCDQIVACFQDRAKIERSYALQMEEWTRKWRPLVDASPLYGSLLRAWQAFLGASERLSRLHMEMQRALVSEDAARIRSWQHDSYHRKLFGGFKEACELESGFQKAQKPWTKKLKKVEKAKSLYHKACRKEHIAALRESGIQASGGPEVPPDRQRTLREEHQRCSQDANKVRERYEKALQELDRCSPRYMEEMETVFEQGQALEQRRIMFLKGAFLALHRRLDVTAEPSIQAVYADLQQAIEDINDQEDLKWWRNRNGPGMPMNWPRFEGWSPDQERPTVKIKKTKEPEKAILRSVTPSQSSAKSAPISMSGQRVRAVYDYTGQEADELSFKAGELLTKLEDEDEQGWCKGVTDSGHVGLYPANYVEPIQG, encoded by the exons ATGTGGATGCGACAAAACAACTCGCTGCATTTTGGAAGCCAAG GTGATACCATGTCGGTTATATACAGTGAAGTCGCTGCAGATGAGCCTACAACCAACAGTTTTTGGATG CCCAGTCACTACCACAGCACAGTGAAACGACTGGATGATGGCTACCGCGTCTGCGATCAGATTGTTGCGTGTTTCCAGGACAGGGCCAAGATCGAGCGCAGTTATGCtttgcagatggaggagtggacTCGCAAGTGGCGGCCCCTTGTGGACGCAA GTCCACTGTATGGCTCCCTACTCCGAGCTTGGCAAGCGTTCTTGGGAGCCTCCGAGCGGCTGAGCCGGCTCCACATGGAGATGCAAAGGGCTTTGGTCTCAGAGGATGCTGCACGTATCCGGTCCTGGCAGCATGATTCCTATCACCGCAAGCTGTTTGGAGGCTTCAAGGAGGCATGTGAGCTAGAAAGCGGCTTCCAGAAGGCACAgaaaccctggaccaagaagctGAAGAAG GTCGAGAAAGCCAAATCTTTGTACCACAAGGCCTGTCGCAAAGAACACATTGCAGCACTACGGGAGAGCGGAATCCAGGCCTCGGGGGGGCCTGAAGTGCCCCCCGATCGGCAGCGTACCCTGAGAGAAGAGCATCAGCGTTGCAGCCAGGATGCCAACAAG GTTCGTGAACGTTATGAGAAAGCCCTGCAGGAGCTTGACCGCTGCAGTCCTCGCTACATGGAGGAAATGGAAACGGTTTTTGAACAGGGGCAAGCCCTGGAGCAGCGACGCATCATGTTTCTCAAAGGGGCCTTCCTCGCCCTGCACCGGCGCCTAGATGTCACCGCTGAACCCAG CATCCAAGCAGTTTATGCTGACTTGCAACAAGCGATTGAGGACATAAACGACCAGGAGGACCTCAAATGGTGGCGTAACCGAAATGGTCCTGGGATGCCCATGAACTGGCCACGGTTTGAG GGCTGGAGCCCTGACCAGGAGCGGCCAACAGTGAAAATCAAGAAAACCAAAGAGCCGGAGAAAGCCATTCTCCGCAGTGTCACCCCTTCCCAGAGCAG TGCAAAGTCTGCACCCATCTCCATGTCAGGACAGCGGGTCCGTGCTGTGTATGACTATACTGGCCAGGAGGCAGATGAGCTAAGCTTTAAGGCTG GAGAGCTGCTTACCAAGCTGGAAGATGAAGATGAGCAAGGCTGGTGCAAGGGGGTGACAGACAGCGGACATGTGGGGCTCTATCCAGCCAATTACGTGGAACCCATACAAGGCTAG
- the LOC132584438 gene encoding protein kinase C and casein kinase substrate in neurons 2 protein-like isoform X3 codes for MGAPSEGDTMSVIYSEVAADEPTTNSFWMPSHYHSTVKRLDDGYRVCDQIVACFQDRAKIERSYALQMEEWTRKWRPLVDASPLYGSLLRAWQAFLGASERLSRLHMEMQRALVSEDAARIRSWQHDSYHRKLFGGFKEACELESGFQKAQKPWTKKLKKVEKAKSLYHKACRKEHIAALRESGIQASGGPEVPPDRQRTLREEHQRCSQDANKVRERYEKALQELDRCSPRYMEEMETVFEQGQALEQRRIMFLKGAFLALHRRLDVTAEPSIQAVYADLQQAIEDINDQEDLKWWRNRNGPGMPMNWPRFEGWSPDQERPTVKIKKTKEPEKAILRSVTPSQSSAKSAPISMSGQRVRAVYDYTGQEADELSFKAGELLTKLEDEDEQGWCKGVTDSGHVGLYPANYVEPIQG; via the exons ATGGGGGCCCCTTCAGAGG GTGATACCATGTCGGTTATATACAGTGAAGTCGCTGCAGATGAGCCTACAACCAACAGTTTTTGGATG CCCAGTCACTACCACAGCACAGTGAAACGACTGGATGATGGCTACCGCGTCTGCGATCAGATTGTTGCGTGTTTCCAGGACAGGGCCAAGATCGAGCGCAGTTATGCtttgcagatggaggagtggacTCGCAAGTGGCGGCCCCTTGTGGACGCAA GTCCACTGTATGGCTCCCTACTCCGAGCTTGGCAAGCGTTCTTGGGAGCCTCCGAGCGGCTGAGCCGGCTCCACATGGAGATGCAAAGGGCTTTGGTCTCAGAGGATGCTGCACGTATCCGGTCCTGGCAGCATGATTCCTATCACCGCAAGCTGTTTGGAGGCTTCAAGGAGGCATGTGAGCTAGAAAGCGGCTTCCAGAAGGCACAgaaaccctggaccaagaagctGAAGAAG GTCGAGAAAGCCAAATCTTTGTACCACAAGGCCTGTCGCAAAGAACACATTGCAGCACTACGGGAGAGCGGAATCCAGGCCTCGGGGGGGCCTGAAGTGCCCCCCGATCGGCAGCGTACCCTGAGAGAAGAGCATCAGCGTTGCAGCCAGGATGCCAACAAG GTTCGTGAACGTTATGAGAAAGCCCTGCAGGAGCTTGACCGCTGCAGTCCTCGCTACATGGAGGAAATGGAAACGGTTTTTGAACAGGGGCAAGCCCTGGAGCAGCGACGCATCATGTTTCTCAAAGGGGCCTTCCTCGCCCTGCACCGGCGCCTAGATGTCACCGCTGAACCCAG CATCCAAGCAGTTTATGCTGACTTGCAACAAGCGATTGAGGACATAAACGACCAGGAGGACCTCAAATGGTGGCGTAACCGAAATGGTCCTGGGATGCCCATGAACTGGCCACGGTTTGAG GGCTGGAGCCCTGACCAGGAGCGGCCAACAGTGAAAATCAAGAAAACCAAAGAGCCGGAGAAAGCCATTCTCCGCAGTGTCACCCCTTCCCAGAGCAG TGCAAAGTCTGCACCCATCTCCATGTCAGGACAGCGGGTCCGTGCTGTGTATGACTATACTGGCCAGGAGGCAGATGAGCTAAGCTTTAAGGCTG GAGAGCTGCTTACCAAGCTGGAAGATGAAGATGAGCAAGGCTGGTGCAAGGGGGTGACAGACAGCGGACATGTGGGGCTCTATCCAGCCAATTACGTGGAACCCATACAAGGCTAG